From Pseudomonas sp. B21-028, one genomic window encodes:
- a CDS encoding outer membrane protein assembly factor BamE: MQNTKLLLTSFTFVGLLALAGCSFPGVYKIDIQQGNVVTQDMIDQLRPGMTRRQVRFIMGNPLLTDTFHADRWDYLYSLQPGGGERQQERISVIFNANDQLVSLSGDFMPGVSRDEAIMGKDSGTTVTPAENGEKAKPEKPVKPGSLLDQIQKDVDSVETVPVPTPEPLDTTPQ; encoded by the coding sequence ATGCAAAACACCAAGCTCTTGCTAACCAGTTTCACCTTCGTGGGACTGCTCGCACTCGCCGGTTGTTCATTCCCCGGGGTTTACAAAATCGACATCCAGCAGGGCAATGTCGTGACGCAGGACATGATAGACCAGTTACGCCCGGGAATGACCCGCCGGCAAGTACGGTTTATCATGGGTAACCCCCTGCTGACCGACACGTTCCACGCCGATCGCTGGGATTATCTCTACAGCTTGCAGCCTGGCGGCGGTGAGCGCCAGCAGGAGCGCATCAGCGTTATCTTCAACGCCAATGATCAACTCGTCAGCCTGTCAGGCGATTTCATGCCTGGCGTGAGTCGCGACGAGGCCATCATGGGCAAGGACAGCGGCACGACAGTCACGCCGGCCGAGAACGGCGAGAAGGCGAAACCGGAAAAACCGGTCAAGCCAGGTTCGTTGCTGGACCAGATCCAGAAGGATGTGGACAGCGTCGAAACCGTCCCCGTCCCGACGCCAGAACCGCTGGATACCACGCCGCAATAA
- a CDS encoding RnfH family protein — MIEIEVVYATVQRQVLRTFTVPQGTTVRAALAASGIADEFPELDLATCSVGIFSKVIADPERQPVQAGDRLEIYRPLLADPKEIRRLRAAKAAQARKPNQ; from the coding sequence TTGATCGAGATTGAAGTGGTGTATGCCACCGTCCAGCGTCAGGTCTTGCGGACATTTACAGTGCCGCAAGGCACGACGGTTCGCGCTGCGCTGGCTGCATCGGGCATTGCCGATGAATTCCCGGAGCTCGACCTGGCCACGTGTTCGGTGGGGATTTTCAGCAAGGTGATTGCCGATCCAGAGCGCCAGCCGGTCCAGGCGGGTGATCGACTTGAGATTTACCGGCCGTTGCTGGCGGATCCGAAGGAAATCCGTCGCCTGCGCGCGGCCAAGGCTGCTCAGGCCCGTAAGCCGAATCAATAA
- the grpE gene encoding nucleotide exchange factor GrpE, producing MADEQTQDTQNQEANQTSQDSGGDLAARVQVLEEQLAGAQDQALRVAADLQNVRRRAEQDVEKAHKFALERFAGDLLPIIDSLERGLELSNPDDENIRPMREGIELTLKMFQDTLKRYQLEAIDPHGEPFNAEHHQAMAMQESADVEPNSVLKVFQKGYLLNGRLLRPAMVVVSKTPAPVSPSIDEQA from the coding sequence ATGGCTGACGAACAGACGCAGGATACGCAAAACCAAGAGGCCAATCAGACCTCCCAGGATTCGGGTGGTGATCTGGCGGCCCGTGTACAAGTGCTCGAAGAGCAACTGGCCGGTGCGCAGGATCAGGCGTTGCGTGTAGCAGCCGACCTGCAGAACGTCCGCCGTCGCGCCGAGCAGGATGTGGAAAAGGCTCACAAATTCGCCCTGGAGCGCTTCGCCGGCGACCTGCTGCCGATCATCGACAGCCTGGAGCGCGGTCTTGAGCTGTCCAATCCGGACGACGAGAACATTCGTCCGATGCGTGAAGGTATCGAGCTGACCCTGAAGATGTTCCAGGACACCCTCAAGCGCTATCAGCTCGAAGCCATCGATCCCCACGGCGAACCCTTCAACGCCGAGCATCACCAGGCCATGGCGATGCAGGAAAGTGCCGACGTCGAGCCAAACAGCGTTCTGAAGGTTTTCCAGAAAGGTTATCTGCTCAATGGTCGTCTGTTGCGTCCGGCCATGGTCGTGGTCAGCAAGACGCCCGCACCGGTTTCACCTTCTATTGACGAGCAGGCTTGA
- the recN gene encoding DNA repair protein RecN produces MLVHLSVHNYAIVEHLDLELDRGMSVITGETGAGKSIMLDALGLTLGDRADSGVVRPGADKADILATFDLVDIPEASAWLAERDLDTDGLCILRRVITTEGRSRGYINGTPCPLGDLKALGELLIDIHSQHEHQSLLKTDTHRRLLDEYAGATDLARQVQLAAQRWRQTRQELDRLSNSGDEQRARHQLLSYQLEELENLALGENELEELEQEHKNLTNAETLLGICRQVVEQCSENDSGNVLNALTASLNRLSSVNNSVGALSEATNLLTSAQIQVEEAVGELNRFLDHFDADPARLQYLEERLDTIYTLARKHRIQPTDVIELQQRLLEELETLNANDESIERLGDELASYARHYQEKAKELSELRRTAATGLASAVEQEIQRLGMPGGRFTIELRPNTGDELQPNGLEQVELLVSANPGQPLKALAKVASGGELSRISLAIQVITAQTSRVPTLVFDEVDVGIGGPTAEIVGQLLRRLGERGQVLTVTHLPQVAAQGHQHLFVHKVRGEDATRTAVSKLSKSERVEEVARMLGGIDLTKESLAHAKKMVVAAKS; encoded by the coding sequence ATGCTGGTGCACCTGTCCGTACACAACTACGCCATCGTCGAACACCTCGACCTCGAACTTGACCGAGGCATGAGCGTGATTACCGGTGAGACCGGTGCCGGCAAGTCGATCATGCTCGATGCCCTGGGCCTGACACTGGGTGATCGCGCCGACAGCGGCGTCGTACGCCCCGGAGCAGACAAAGCCGACATCCTGGCGACCTTCGACCTGGTCGACATCCCCGAAGCCAGCGCCTGGCTGGCCGAGCGCGACCTGGACACCGATGGGCTGTGCATCCTGCGCCGGGTCATCACCACCGAAGGCCGCTCCCGAGGCTACATCAACGGCACTCCCTGCCCCCTGGGTGACCTCAAGGCCCTCGGGGAACTGCTGATCGACATCCACAGCCAGCACGAACACCAGTCGCTGCTCAAGACCGACACCCATCGTCGCCTGCTCGATGAATATGCCGGCGCCACGGACCTGGCCCGCCAGGTCCAACTGGCGGCCCAACGCTGGCGGCAGACCCGGCAGGAGCTGGACCGGCTCTCCAACTCCGGCGACGAACAACGTGCCCGCCACCAACTGTTGAGCTACCAGCTCGAAGAGCTGGAGAACCTGGCCCTGGGGGAAAATGAACTGGAGGAGCTGGAGCAGGAACACAAGAACCTGACCAACGCCGAAACCCTGCTGGGCATCTGCCGGCAAGTCGTCGAGCAATGCAGCGAAAATGATTCGGGCAACGTACTCAATGCACTGACAGCGAGCCTGAACCGACTCTCCAGCGTGAACAATTCCGTCGGTGCCCTGAGCGAAGCAACCAACCTGCTGACCAGCGCGCAGATCCAGGTCGAAGAGGCCGTGGGGGAGCTCAACCGGTTCCTCGATCATTTCGACGCCGACCCGGCGCGCCTGCAATACCTGGAAGAGCGCCTGGACACGATCTATACCCTGGCCCGCAAACACCGCATCCAGCCCACCGACGTCATCGAACTGCAGCAGCGCCTGCTGGAAGAACTGGAAACCCTGAATGCCAATGACGAATCCATCGAGCGCCTGGGGGATGAACTGGCCTCCTATGCCCGTCATTACCAGGAGAAAGCCAAGGAGCTCAGCGAACTGCGCCGCACGGCCGCCACCGGACTGGCCAGCGCGGTGGAGCAGGAAATCCAGCGCCTGGGCATGCCGGGAGGACGCTTCACCATCGAACTGCGCCCCAACACAGGCGACGAACTTCAGCCCAACGGGCTGGAGCAGGTCGAACTGCTGGTCAGTGCCAACCCAGGGCAACCCCTCAAGGCGTTGGCAAAAGTCGCCTCCGGCGGCGAGTTGTCGCGAATCAGCCTGGCCATCCAGGTCATCACCGCGCAAACCTCACGCGTGCCGACGCTGGTATTCGACGAAGTGGACGTGGGGATTGGCGGACCGACCGCGGAAATTGTCGGCCAATTGCTACGCAGGCTGGGGGAGCGCGGCCAGGTGCTGACGGTCACTCACCTGCCTCAGGTCGCCGCACAAGGGCATCAACATCTATTTGTCCATAAAGTGCGCGGCGAAGACGCCACCCGTACCGCAGTGTCCAAGCTGAGCAAGAGCGAGCGCGTTGAAGAAGTGGCAAGGATGCTGGGAGGGATCGATCTCACCAAGGAATCCCTCGCCCACGCGAAAAAAATGGTCGTCGCGGCGAAATCCTGA
- the fur gene encoding ferric iron uptake transcriptional regulator has product MVENSELRKAGLKVTLPRVKILQMLDSAEQRHMSAEDVYKALMEAGEDVGLATVYRVLTQFEAAGLVARHNFDGGHAVFELADGEHHDHMVNVETREVIEFISPEIEKLQNAIAEEYGFELIDHHLVLHVRKKK; this is encoded by the coding sequence ATGGTTGAAAATAGCGAACTACGCAAAGCCGGCCTCAAGGTGACACTGCCAAGGGTCAAAATTCTGCAAATGCTCGACTCCGCTGAGCAGCGGCACATGAGTGCCGAAGACGTCTACAAGGCCCTCATGGAAGCAGGCGAGGACGTCGGTCTGGCCACGGTTTACCGTGTTCTGACCCAATTTGAGGCTGCCGGCCTCGTGGCTCGCCATAATTTCGATGGCGGTCATGCGGTCTTCGAATTGGCGGATGGGGAGCACCACGACCACATGGTAAATGTGGAAACCCGTGAGGTCATCGAGTTCATCAGTCCTGAAATCGAAAAACTGCAGAACGCAATTGCTGAAGAGTATGGCTTCGAGCTGATCGATCACCATCTCGTCTTGCATGTACGCAAGAAAAAGTAA